Proteins encoded by one window of Panicum virgatum strain AP13 chromosome 7N, P.virgatum_v5, whole genome shotgun sequence:
- the LOC120681297 gene encoding vegetative cell wall protein gp1-like codes for MASPIFLLALITVVAAAATPQLAASTIRADAAASRPSLPCIPGRPWPRWLPPCSPPPPPPAECYTSVSGLMPCADFLTNVEVRAPAAACCDGLRSIVSGAPICLCHVANGDFNKLLPAPMLRLRLVQLPRMCRVPFPRATLRQCIGGHVPPMNPPPSASPSSPPAASPPESPSTPPVASPPEESSSSPPASSPPEALSTPPASTPSAPSPPESPSTPPAASPVATPPESSSTPPAATPPESPSTPSPESPSTPAPESPSSPSPESPSTPPESPSTPSPESPSSPSPESPSTPPPESPSTPPPESPSTPAAAPSESTSAPPPESPYTPAAAPPESPSTPPPTSMATPPSESP; via the exons ATGGCGAGCCCCATCTTCCTCCTAGCGTTGATcaccgtggtggcggcggcggccaccccgCAGCTGGCGGCGTCGACGATCAGAGCAGATGCTGCAGCTTCTCGGCCCTCGCTACCCTGCATTCCGGGGCGGCCGTGGCCACGGTGGCtgccgccctgctcgccgccacctccgccgccagccGAGTGCTACACGTCGGTTTCCGGGCTGATGCCCTGCGCGGACTTCCTCACCAACGTCGAGGTgcgagcgccggcggccgcgtgcTGCGACGGGCTAAGGTCGATCGTCAGCGGCGCGCCCATCTGCCTCTGCCACGTCGCCAACGGCGACTTCAACAAGCTCTTGCCGGCGCCCATGCTGCGCCTGCGCCTGGTCCAGCTCCCCCGCATGTGCCGCGTCCCTTTTCCTCGTGCCACGCTTCGCCAGTGCATTG GGGGACATGTGCCACCGATGAACCCTCCACCATCAGCTTCACCATCGTCTCCACCAGCGGCATCGCCACCGGAGTCGCCGTCAACTCCGCCTGTGGCATCCCCACCGGAGGAATCATCGTCGTCTCCACCAGCGTCGTCCCCACCGGAAGCACTCTCGACACCTCCTGCATCGACACCATCGGCACCGTCACCACCGGAATCACCGTCGACTCCACCGGCGGCATCTCCCGTGGCAACGCCGCCGGAATCGTCATCGACGCCACCCGCGGCAACGCCTCCGGAATCACCCTCGACTCCATCACCGGAATCACCGTCAACTCCGGCACCAGAATCACCGTCGAGTCCGTCACCGGAATCACCCTCGACTCCACCGGAATCACCCTCGACTCCATCACCGGAGTCACCGTCGAGTCCGTCACCGGAGTCACCATCAACTCCGCCACCGGAATCGCCATCCACTCCGCCTCCGGAGTCACCGTCGACTCCTGCAGCGGCGCCATCGGAATCAACATCAGCTCCACCGCCAGAATCACCATATACTCCAGCCGCGGCGCCACCGGAATCACCGTCCACTCCACCACCGACGTCAATGGCAACGCCACCATCAGAATCACCTTAG
- the LOC120682782 gene encoding alpha-1,3/1,6-mannosyltransferase ALG2-like isoform X1, protein MAAAGGGAGGSSPSGTRQRKLKVAVIHPDLGIGGAERLIVDAACQLAAHGHDVHVFTSHHDKNRCFEETVSGPFPVTVYGDFLPRHVFYRFHAVCAYLRCIFVALCVLLWWPSFDVILVDQVSVVIPLLKLKSSSKIVFYCHFPDLLLAQHSTMLRRLYRKPIDMIEEATTGMANLILVNSKFTAATFARTFRGLHARGIEPAVLYPAVSVEQFHEPHAYKLNFLSINRFERKKNLDLAISAFALLRSVASTLPGDALQDATLTVAGGYDKRLKENVDYLEELKRLAVTEGVSGQVKFVTSCSTSERNELLSNCLCVLYTPKDEHFGIVPLEAMAAHKPVIACNSGGPVETVVNEVTGFLCDPSPTEFSKAMLKLVNDHDLTVRMGKQARDHVVQKFSTKTFGDLLNSYILNAYHERME, encoded by the exons atggcagcggcgggcggaggtgccGGCGGCTCGTCGCCGTCGGGAACGAGGCAAAGAAAGCTTAAAGTCGCCGTCATCCATCCGGATCTGGGAATCG gtGGCGCTGAGAGATTGATTGTTGATGCGGCTTGTCAGCTTGCTGCCCATGGACATGATGTTCATGTTTTCACATCACACCATGATAAGAACCGGTGCTTTGAGGAGACTGTTTCTG GCCCTTTTCCAGTTACTGTTTATGGAGATTTCTTGCCCCGCCATGTATTTTACCGCTTTCATGCTGTCTGCGCTTATCTTCGCTGCATTTTTGTTGCACTCTGTGTGCTGCTCTGGTGGCCCTCATTTGATGTCATATTGGTTGACCAAGTTTCTGTTGTGATTCCGCTGCTCAAACTAAAGTCATCATCCAAG ATAGTGTTTTATTGTCATTTCCCTGATCTTTTGCTTGCACAACATTCTACCATGCTTCGGAGGTTATACCGCAAGCCAATTGACATGATTGAGGAAGCCACTACTG GTATGGCAAATTTAATTTTGGTCAACAGCAAGTTCACTGCAGCAACCTTTGCGAGAACCTTTCGGGGCTTACATGCTAGAGGAATTGAGCCTGCTGTTCTATATCCAGCTGTATCTGTTGAGCagtttcatgaacctcatgcttATAA GTTGAATTTCCTATCAATCAATCGTTTTGAGAGGAAAAAGAATCTTGATCTAGCCATTTCAGCATTTGCTTTGCTCCGTTCTGTTGCTTCTACACTACCTGGTGATGCTCTGCAAGATGCAACTTTAACAGTAGCAG GTGGCTATGATAAGCGTCTCAAGGAAAATGTTGATTACCTTGAGGAGCTCAAAAGATTGGCAGTGACTGAAGGGGTGTCCGGGCAGGTTAAATTTGTAACGTCGTGCTCAACATCTGAAAGAAATGAGCTTCTCTCCAACTGCCTTTGTGTTTTGTACACTCCAAAG GATGAGCATTTCGGTATTGTCCCTCTTGAAGCCATGGCAGCCCATAAGCCCGTAATTGCATGCAACAGTGGTGGCCCAGTTGAAACAGTTGTGAATGAAGTTACAGGGTTTCTGTGTGATCCATCCCCCACAGAATTCTCAAAAGCCATGCTGAAACTTGTGAATGACCATGATCTAACGGTCAGGATGGGTAAACAAGCACGGGACCATGTGGTGCAAAAATTCTCCACGAAGACATTTGGTGACCTCCTCAACAGCTATATCCTGAATGCCTACCATGAGAGGATGGAGTGA
- the LOC120681296 gene encoding protein pxr1-like — MSDEQSPKSPVDPTGKEEKDKNKNNDGKSKDESSDSKDKKKKENKSDDDDSNSSNDEMSYKEWKAWKKEQKLKSKKKKKVSSKILIDSSDDSDSDHKQRSFRTSSKSRSSKDKKRVEYHRVSHDYTFQLPSDHGASIHMGKPPHFDGTGYN, encoded by the coding sequence ATGTCGGACGAACAGTCTCCCAAGAGTCCCGTCGATCCGACGGGTAAGGAAGAAAAGGACAAGAACAAGAATAATGATGGTAAATCTAAAGATGAGTCAAGTGACTcaaaagataagaaaaagaaggaaaacaagagtgatgatgatgactcAAATTCAAGCAATGATGAGATGTCGTATAAAGAATGGAAGGCGTGGAAGAAGGAGCAGAAATTGAaaagtaaaaagaaaaagaaagttaGCTCCAAGATCTTGATTGACTCAAGTGACGATTCGGACTCCGACCACAAGCAAAGATCATTTCGCACCTCTAGTAAGAGTCGGTCATCAAAGGACAAGAAAAGAGTTGAGTATCACCGTGTGTCTCATGATTACACATTTCAACTTCCTAGTGACCATGGTGCATCAATTCATATGGGCAAGCCTCCTCACTTTGATGGTACCGGCTACAATTAA
- the LOC120683641 gene encoding uncharacterized protein LOC120683641, with product MPAAPGTGSGCLGSPARAPSGSPAGVQGAPRRLGISKPSWIVRTESNVRRERPKRPDPPCTICKGTGRIDCRNCFGRGRTNHAELVMLPKGEWPHWCRICGGSGLDYCFRCHGTGEYREPMGFHFTVKSK from the exons ATGCCTGCGGCGCCGGGGACCGGCTCCGGCTGCCTGGGGTCGCCGGCGCGGGCCCCCTCGGGCTCGCCCGCTGGGGTTCAAGGCGCCCCGCGGCGGCTGGGCATATCGAAGCCGTCGTGGATCGTCCGCACTGAG TCAAACGTGAGGAGGGAGAGGCCAAAGCGACCAGATCCTCCTTGCACCATCTGCAAAGGCACAGGGAGAATAGATTGCCGAAACTGTTTCGGCCGAG GCAGAACTAACCATGCTGAGCTTGTCATGCTTCCGAAGGGCGAGTGGCCACACTG GTGTCGAATATGTGGTGGCAGTGGACTAGACTACTGCTTCCGGTGTCACGGAACAGGTGAATATCGAGAACCGATGGGCTTCCACTTCACGGTTAAAAGCAAATGA
- the LOC120682782 gene encoding alpha-1,3/1,6-mannosyltransferase ALG2-like isoform X2 gives MAAAGGGAGGSSPSGTRQRKLKVAVIHPDLGIGGAERLIVDAACQLAAHGHDVHVFTSHHDKNRCFEETVSGPFPVTVYGDFLPRHVFYRFHAVCAYLRCIFVALCVLLWWPSFDVILVDQVSVVIPLLKLKSSSKIVFYCHFPDLLLAQHSTMLRRLYRKPIDMIEEATTVVIPSTYIRLNFLSINRFERKKNLDLAISAFALLRSVASTLPGDALQDATLTVAGGYDKRLKENVDYLEELKRLAVTEGVSGQVKFVTSCSTSERNELLSNCLCVLYTPKDEHFGIVPLEAMAAHKPVIACNSGGPVETVVNEVTGFLCDPSPTEFSKAMLKLVNDHDLTVRMGKQARDHVVQKFSTKTFGDLLNSYILNAYHERME, from the exons atggcagcggcgggcggaggtgccGGCGGCTCGTCGCCGTCGGGAACGAGGCAAAGAAAGCTTAAAGTCGCCGTCATCCATCCGGATCTGGGAATCG gtGGCGCTGAGAGATTGATTGTTGATGCGGCTTGTCAGCTTGCTGCCCATGGACATGATGTTCATGTTTTCACATCACACCATGATAAGAACCGGTGCTTTGAGGAGACTGTTTCTG GCCCTTTTCCAGTTACTGTTTATGGAGATTTCTTGCCCCGCCATGTATTTTACCGCTTTCATGCTGTCTGCGCTTATCTTCGCTGCATTTTTGTTGCACTCTGTGTGCTGCTCTGGTGGCCCTCATTTGATGTCATATTGGTTGACCAAGTTTCTGTTGTGATTCCGCTGCTCAAACTAAAGTCATCATCCAAG ATAGTGTTTTATTGTCATTTCCCTGATCTTTTGCTTGCACAACATTCTACCATGCTTCGGAGGTTATACCGCAAGCCAATTGACATGATTGAGGAAGCCACTACTG TGGTTATTCCTTCTACTTATATCAG GTTGAATTTCCTATCAATCAATCGTTTTGAGAGGAAAAAGAATCTTGATCTAGCCATTTCAGCATTTGCTTTGCTCCGTTCTGTTGCTTCTACACTACCTGGTGATGCTCTGCAAGATGCAACTTTAACAGTAGCAG GTGGCTATGATAAGCGTCTCAAGGAAAATGTTGATTACCTTGAGGAGCTCAAAAGATTGGCAGTGACTGAAGGGGTGTCCGGGCAGGTTAAATTTGTAACGTCGTGCTCAACATCTGAAAGAAATGAGCTTCTCTCCAACTGCCTTTGTGTTTTGTACACTCCAAAG GATGAGCATTTCGGTATTGTCCCTCTTGAAGCCATGGCAGCCCATAAGCCCGTAATTGCATGCAACAGTGGTGGCCCAGTTGAAACAGTTGTGAATGAAGTTACAGGGTTTCTGTGTGATCCATCCCCCACAGAATTCTCAAAAGCCATGCTGAAACTTGTGAATGACCATGATCTAACGGTCAGGATGGGTAAACAAGCACGGGACCATGTGGTGCAAAAATTCTCCACGAAGACATTTGGTGACCTCCTCAACAGCTATATCCTGAATGCCTACCATGAGAGGATGGAGTGA